CATACTGACTGATGTCCCTGCATTGTATGTGAGATATAAGCTATGCTGTCTCTTTTTtggcatagccgtctaattttgttttggcgccggatatgacgcgacaggtggcgtttctggtcaagatgaagtacgtgattggtcaatgtagcggtcaatgcaaaatgcagatatacagtttaaaacgaaacaaagttaaagggacctcacggtaaaccaatatttattttgtattttctatcatattattgggtatatctttaaaaaaaataaccttctgaacaataaccattcgaatttgatgatgtatgtacatacaaacatcaattatcaattgtTAAAAGGTTTTCACTCTGAAtttgcaaattttgtgacatatacgataaacgcatgcgcacaacaaactaaaacacatggaaacaaaaatggcttccataGTGAATCCGATTCGACTGCGGTtggaaacgataacagcttccgcaatgaagagaataataggaaaatgggtcaaacacaatcctagaattaaacttgggaagcagtacaatagattgtaacagttcaaacatgaaaacaacagtaatacggacgccgctctaattctgcttgattgtttgatagtaggtcatgacaatatcggtaatatttacacaaactcggtaatattaacacaaactcggtaatagttccacaagttcggtaatatttacacagtctgtaccagtacatcgctactgtcactatactttatgaacagtgtttacacttatttacacataaatacatgtatgtgtgccgtaatatatacagaacgtgttattcaacatttaaaccactgtataatatcgttatccaactaacccagacggaatatagatatcgccttgtaaactatcgtctgtttgtgttgccacgatttcaaaacagtcacgtaatgatttaaaaataattccCGCGCTAAATtaagagggggattcccaactaaatcgagttgtcaagctggacatagggattgactgtgaacattgagACAGCACAGACACATAgctggaaaggaacaaaacgcgtacattcagtgaaaattgaaacgtttttaccgtgatgtcccttttaaattgaatgcaagctgaataagtggatgcatctattcaaatgacacatttgcagtcctatcatcaccaaaaatgattcaaactgatataattttgttacccgtgctgaaactgcgtatttattaattaaaatgtagttcatcaatttatttcaccagtagttttacattataaccaccagcattaaaactatgccgtttatcttttttaaagatatttcttgttttcatttatttctctATGCAAATTAATATTCCAACCAAGTATTCCAATCTGACCGATTTTCCATCACAAGGTTCCCTGTTGACTGATATTAACCATAGTATTTCGGCAGAATGTCATGCTCGTTACCAAATATCCTCAAAGAGATTATTTAATGTTGACTCTTGTACCTACTTAGAACTCTATTGTAACttggatttgaaaaaaaatgaaataatcagGACATCTAACTATACATAACACACACGTGACAATCTGAGTGCCTGGCACTCTGACACTAAAATAATCAAAATCTTTTTGTTTTACAAGAAGTATGTGTATAGATATTTAGTCATAAGTGGATAATCAAGTGAAATGTTCATAATCAATAGGATGGGTAAGTTGTGAACAGGTGAATGAAATCTAGGAAAATGGCGATGCATCTGAATGCTGCCCCCGTATGAATAGAATGCTAATCTATTAAAATAACTTTTGGAAACTTATTTCATCATCTCATAGCTCCCAAACTGGCCGAAATACCTGTGTATTATAATCACGtgtaaaaacaaagaaaaataaaattacaaagcattataatatgtttattacatgataacaaattaaatatttacaacaacAACGAATTCCGGAGATTCGGAAATACTAGTTTGATCATTTGATTTTTCTAACAAGACATTAAATGTTCTTAAGATGAAGTAAAATGTTGAGTAGAACAAGAACACTGTCCACAAAACGACTGTATGACAACAAATTAACACTGAATGATGACAATGGTCCTCTGGCTAAGGTTTAGCGGAGTTTGTCGGTCTGCAGCCACAGGCGCCAACAGCACACTTGCAATCGGAAAATCCTGTGCATCCTATACCGCAAGTACATGGTCCTACAATAAAATGTGgaatatgtcatttatataatattatactaTAACCAGTAAAATCAGCACGGTGGATCACTATTCTCCGTCTTTATTGGTGTTTTATCTAATCAATTACTAGGCAACATTACTTGCCATACTATTGACTATCATCCTAAATATAAAGTATATTACTTGTATTATATCGTATGTTATTTAGCCTGAGaagtaacattttaatcctaaatatatatatatacaataaaaacagTTATTTGATCCTTACGGACggaataataattttaaaacaaaaaaacttaacGTTCTCTTAGCGCTTTCCCTCCATCTTGGGAGTTCTTCAGAAaggtttgtttatatatatatatatatatattcattacaaGGAATAGGAGTGAAAACATTGTAGAAATAAATGCAATGTATGGATATATTCCAAAAGTTATATGAAAGTTTTCGATAATCTCCTGTATAATTCATCAAATACAACGGTAAATCCCATTTTCATATTCCCAAGCTCTTTTCAGCTACTCTTTAGATTAACATTGTGcacatttttatcattatagTATTACCATCCTTGAACTCACCAGAACAATAGCATCTAACTCCACACGTTGGACATTGGCATGTTCCATCACATTCACAGCCGGTAGTATCGCAGCATGTTTCCTTGTAACATTCCTCCAATAGGCAGATGGCGGCACCTGGCAATGAGATAGTTTTTATTGAATCTTTTTGAAGACATGTCTCGTAtgacttttaaaaatattttttaattggaCATGACCTGACGTTTATTAAGTTGTCGACTGCGACTCTGGTACCATCGCATGATAAGCAATGATCATTGAAATTATTTATGATACGAATCATTAGAATTTACCTACATTAGTATGTGTCACAATAAAACCAAAGGCTCGGTTATTAATCATAATTCATAATGACTTTTCCCTTGTCGAGAAACTCATTTGATAAATGGTATCACCTTTTCATCTTCTAAAGGTAACATCTTATCCGAATTGGTCGTGTAATATGATAATGGCGAGTAACGTCAAACTCGACCATGTCATATGATATCGGTAAGTAACGTCTCAAACTTTGCTGTGCATCGAAGAATGTCAAGGTTATTTCTTTGTTCAAACGTCgcagcccttcaccccagcacgATTCAGACCCAATGGCAGGCAATTGTGTCTCTTCAtcattgagaagaagtcgattAAATTTCATAGCATATTTGATCCCTTGTTACCATCAATTTAGAGTCGGAGTAATTCTTTTGGACAACTCGCAATTGGAAAAGGTTCATTCTGGCATGCTTTTTAATCTCCGAGCCTCTTAGTAGTTTAATCGAATATACACATTCCCTATCAATATTACTTTTATAAGTTGCCTGTTTTCTCTTAGAAATTATTTCATCGCTGTATCAGATAGTCATAAATCTTGCTACAAACGGAGATGTCATGTTTTACGTTATTGGGCTGATGAATTGAATTTTAAGTCACTGTAGGGCATGATCAAACTTTATTTCTTTCCAATATCTAGGATATGTAATTAACAGCAGACAAAACTGAATGAATTAAATCATTTGTTACCATTCAAGAAGCTTACAGACATAGTCtaatattgttaattgtttAGGGATTGAGGCATCTCTCAACccaaagtaaaatatttaatatcccgagccttacggctcatcggtttaaaatatacatgtgcACCTATACACAAATTCCAAATTATCATAGTGAAGAGGATtctaaaattacatttgtacataattcTTTTTTGTTCACAGTTTTTAGAAGTTGAGTAAACTTAAACAAACATTGTTaactataacaatatatctCTGTTCTC
The window above is part of the Pecten maximus chromosome 2, xPecMax1.1, whole genome shotgun sequence genome. Proteins encoded here:
- the LOC117318272 gene encoding metallothionein 10-Ia-like — translated: MSDGAAICLLEECYKETCCDTTGCECDGTCQCPTCGVRCYCSGPCTCGIGCTGFSDCKCAVGACGCRPTNSAKP